A window from Pseudomonas moraviensis encodes these proteins:
- a CDS encoding chemotaxis protein CheV, producing MAGILDTVDQRTQLVGENRLEILMFRLAGRQLFAINVFKVQEVLQLPKLTLMPQRHPFVCGVVNLRGQTLPVIDLSQAIGMRPLVPGPNSTIIVTEYNRSVQAFLVGGVDRIVNMNWEAILPPPTSAGRQHYLTAISKVDDQLVEIIDVEKVLAEIVPYNAKVSREKLDDPVLERARGREVLLVDDSNVALSQLRDTLGQLGVKMHIASDGLKALNMLKAWADTGVHMTDKLLMIFTDAEMPEMDGYRLTTEIRNDPRLRGLYVVLHTSLSGSFNDSMVKKVGCDNFLSKFQPDKLVDVVRQRLMLDAVPA from the coding sequence ATGGCCGGCATTCTCGACACGGTAGACCAACGCACGCAACTGGTGGGTGAGAATCGCCTGGAAATCCTCATGTTTCGCCTGGCCGGACGCCAGTTGTTCGCGATCAACGTGTTCAAGGTTCAGGAAGTACTGCAACTGCCGAAGCTGACCCTGATGCCGCAGCGTCATCCCTTTGTCTGCGGCGTGGTCAATCTGCGCGGCCAGACATTGCCAGTGATCGACCTGTCCCAGGCGATCGGCATGCGCCCACTGGTGCCGGGCCCGAACAGCACGATCATCGTCACCGAATACAACCGTTCGGTGCAGGCCTTCCTTGTTGGCGGTGTCGACCGCATCGTCAACATGAACTGGGAAGCCATTCTGCCGCCGCCGACCAGTGCCGGCCGCCAGCATTACCTGACTGCGATCAGCAAGGTCGACGATCAACTGGTCGAGATCATCGACGTGGAAAAAGTCCTCGCCGAAATCGTCCCGTACAACGCCAAGGTCTCGCGCGAGAAACTCGACGACCCGGTACTGGAGCGCGCCCGTGGGCGCGAAGTGTTGCTGGTGGATGATTCCAACGTGGCGCTTTCGCAATTGCGCGACACCCTCGGCCAGCTCGGGGTGAAAATGCACATCGCCAGCGACGGTTTGAAAGCCTTGAACATGCTCAAGGCCTGGGCCGATACCGGCGTGCACATGACAGACAAACTGCTGATGATCTTCACCGACGCAGAAATGCCGGAAATGGACGGCTATCGTCTGACCACGGAAATCCGCAACGACCCGCGTCTGCGTGGCTTGTACGTCGTGCTGCACACCTCGCTGTCTGGCAGTTTCAACGACTCCATGGTGAAGAAGGTCGGCTGCGACAACTTCCTGTCCAAGTTCCAGCCGGACAAATTGGTCGATGTGGTGCGCCAGCGCCTGATGCTCGACGCCGTGCCAGCCTGA